The Metamycoplasma gateae genome window below encodes:
- the trmB gene encoding tRNA (guanosine(46)-N7)-methyltransferase TrmB has protein sequence MRLRHNKNAINLLEKSEFYINSFPYKFLPNTVLEIGMGKGKMLSELASLNQNINYIGMEKYSTPALSALRKIEKNNLKNMKLVVADAIELNKFFEGKVKTIWLTFSDPWPKKRHFKRRLVYKTFLEQYKSILDEEGIVYFKSDNLGLYEFAIEQLEEFKAKIIYKTTDFHNCDFEIQNCLTDYEQKFKNEGKNIYFIAFKF, from the coding sequence ATGAGATTAAGACACAATAAAAATGCTATTAATTTATTAGAAAAAAGTGAATTTTATATAAATTCCTTTCCATATAAATTTTTACCTAACACAGTTTTAGAAATTGGTATGGGTAAAGGTAAAATGCTTTCAGAATTAGCATCATTGAATCAAAACATAAATTACATAGGCATGGAAAAATATTCGACCCCTGCATTGTCTGCATTAAGAAAAATAGAAAAAAATAATTTAAAAAATATGAAATTAGTTGTAGCTGATGCAATTGAATTAAATAAATTTTTTGAAGGTAAAGTTAAAACAATATGATTAACTTTTTCGGATCCTTGACCTAAAAAAAGACATTTTAAAAGAAGATTAGTTTATAAGACATTTTTAGAACAATATAAATCTATTCTAGATGAAGAGGGCATTGTATATTTTAAGAGTGATAATTTAGGTTTGTATGAGTTTGCAATCGAGCAATTAGAAGAATTTAAAGCAAAAATAATATATAAAACAACTGATTTTCATAATTGTGATTTTGAAATTCAAAATTGCTTAACTGACTATGAACAAAAATTCAAAAATGAAGGAAAAAATATATATTTTATAGCATTTAAATTTTAA
- a CDS encoding methionyl-tRNA formyltransferase: MKKIRLVLAGTEQFSKTIFKSLILDERFEVIALISQPNKKMDRNKNILPTPISLLANEFNIPLFQPNKIGEIYDELSSINFDFFITASFGQFIPEKILKLASKLSLNVHGSLLEKYRGAAPIQYSLLNNDEITGVSLIEMVNKMDAGDILKSFDIKINEEDTAIDLFYKLAYETTLRIGNWLEDIYNDNFERKIQDENLVSFASKIKNEEAELSLNLTTQEALNKIRAFNDQPGAFVLQNNKRLKIFRATKNKIGTPIKIQFLDGFLYLIEYQFEGKKKVKYEI, translated from the coding sequence ATGAAAAAAATTAGATTAGTATTAGCAGGTACAGAACAATTTTCTAAAACTATTTTTAAATCATTGATATTAGATGAAAGATTTGAGGTTATTGCTCTAATAAGTCAGCCGAATAAAAAAATGGATAGAAATAAAAATATATTACCTACTCCTATTTCTTTATTAGCAAATGAATTTAATATTCCTCTCTTTCAACCTAACAAAATTGGTGAAATATATGATGAACTTTCATCAATAAACTTTGATTTTTTTATTACAGCTTCTTTTGGACAATTTATTCCTGAAAAAATATTAAAATTAGCATCTAAACTTTCGTTGAATGTTCATGGCAGTTTATTAGAAAAATATCGTGGAGCCGCACCAATACAATATTCTTTATTAAATAACGATGAAATAACTGGTGTTTCATTAATTGAAATGGTTAATAAAATGGATGCTGGTGATATTTTAAAATCTTTTGATATAAAAATTAATGAAGAAGATACAGCAATCGATTTATTTTATAAATTAGCTTATGAAACAACATTAAGAATAGGCAATTGACTTGAGGACATTTATAACGACAATTTTGAGCGAAAAATTCAAGATGAAAACCTAGTTTCTTTTGCTTCAAAAATAAAAAACGAAGAAGCAGAATTAAGCTTAAATCTTACAACACAGGAAGCACTAAACAAAATAAGAGCTTTCAACGACCAACCAGGCGCCTTTGTATTACAAAATAATAAAAGATTAAAAATTTTTAGAGCAACAAAAAACAAAATAGGTACTCCTATAAAAATTCAATTTTTAGATGGATTTTTATATTTAATTGAATATCAATTTGAAGGAAAGAAAAAAGTTAAATATGAAATTTAA
- a CDS encoding ECF transporter S component yields MFFIDWIRKTRRIIRTKSYLLSVFEIALFGLLLSLYMITSVIERFVFVGAFNISLTYAVFVVFGLALGPWKGAIIGLLCDTLNQIIFGISTWMPEYAIIPILIAFLSGYIMNIFTKNQKATWLIGFILLLLITSIFIAILVTQYDSLPINEVSRARKKKFSLQAVIGISVFGVGIIWISAFVFLLIYLFTRNIRIKYACYLLFTILLTIFIILIVSRWLWGPFAYINFHNRFRGGKWEYSEYYFFFMIPIVFKSLIEIPVYTFLIFLIFPVVKIIRQKINTSSKRIGIY; encoded by the coding sequence ATGTTTTTTATTGATTGAATAAGAAAAACGAGAAGAATAATACGTACCAAGTCATACCTTTTATCTGTATTTGAAATTGCGTTATTTGGTCTTCTTCTTTCTTTATATATGATAACTTCCGTAATTGAAAGATTTGTTTTTGTAGGAGCATTTAATATCTCATTAACATATGCAGTATTTGTTGTTTTTGGCTTAGCATTAGGTCCTTGAAAAGGAGCGATTATAGGGTTATTATGCGATACGTTGAATCAAATTATATTTGGTATATCCACATGAATGCCGGAATATGCAATAATACCAATATTAATTGCATTTCTATCTGGATATATAATGAATATTTTTACTAAAAATCAAAAGGCAACATGATTAATAGGTTTTATATTGTTATTATTAATTACATCAATATTTATAGCTATATTAGTAACTCAATATGATTCATTGCCTATAAACGAAGTATCAAGAGCAAGAAAGAAAAAATTCTCTCTTCAAGCAGTTATAGGTATTTCAGTTTTTGGGGTTGGTATTATTTGAATTTCTGCTTTTGTGTTTTTATTAATTTACCTATTTACTCGAAATATAAGAATCAAATATGCTTGTTATTTATTATTTACAATATTATTAACAATATTTATAATCTTAATTGTTTCAAGATGATTATGAGGACCTTTTGCATATATAAACTTCCATAATCGCTTTAGGGGCGGAAAATGAGAATACTCAGAATACTATTTCTTTTTTATGATACCTATTGTATTCAAAAGTTTAATAGAAATTCCTGTATATACATTTTTAATATTTTTAATATTTCCTGTCGTAAAAATAATTAGACAAAAAATAAATACCTCATCAAAAAGAATTGGTATATATTAG
- a CDS encoding IS30 family transposase has protein sequence MNYTIKKYNHLTDNERIIIENYLKLNYSLRRISRLIERSVSTLSREIKRNTNSFGTYEFKHASLKTRERSRHKYYFKFVDNQKFKNFSNAFLQKYDKKFFGIKSTYNFIKTSTEHCCPSLRTVFNWINTNNWVIKKYDKLRQYYKKGGKRTASVIKRLVKSADYVFPIWTRPKSIDLRLELGHWEADLVLGKEPMDIIMFLTLTERKTRIGFAKIIQSKSPNIINSELKKIIRDNELEVKTITVDNGIEFEKIGILARWLNIKIYRAEPYASFQRGSNEHWNGILRREFKKGFNFNTITQEKLDSVVNQINNMTREILNWKTPLQTYLEYIK, from the coding sequence ATGAATTATACAATAAAAAAATATAACCATTTAACAGATAATGAAAGAATAATTATTGAAAATTATTTAAAGTTAAATTATTCTCTTCGTAGGATTTCGAGATTAATCGAGCGAAGTGTTTCGACCCTAAGTAGAGAAATAAAGAGGAATACAAATAGTTTCGGAACTTATGAATTTAAACACGCTAGTTTAAAAACAAGAGAAAGATCAAGACATAAGTATTATTTTAAATTCGTGGATAACCAAAAATTCAAAAATTTTTCTAACGCTTTTTTACAAAAATATGACAAAAAGTTTTTTGGTATAAAGTCAACATATAATTTTATAAAAACTAGCACAGAACACTGTTGTCCTTCTTTAAGAACGGTTTTTAATTGAATAAACACTAATAATTGAGTTATAAAAAAGTACGATAAATTAAGACAATATTATAAAAAAGGTGGTAAAAGAACAGCATCCGTAATAAAACGGCTTGTAAAATCTGCTGATTATGTTTTTCCAATATGAACTAGACCCAAATCTATAGATTTAAGACTTGAATTGGGACACTGAGAAGCAGATCTAGTTTTAGGAAAAGAGCCAATGGATATAATAATGTTTTTAACTTTAACTGAAAGAAAAACAAGAATAGGATTTGCAAAAATAATACAAAGCAAATCACCAAATATAATTAATTCAGAGTTAAAAAAGATTATAAGAGATAATGAATTAGAAGTAAAAACAATAACAGTAGACAATGGTATTGAATTTGAAAAAATAGGTATTTTAGCCAGATGATTAAATATAAAGATTTATAGAGCTGAACCTTATGCATCTTTTCAAAGAGGCTCAAATGAACATTGAAATGGAATTTTGAGAAGAGAATTCAAAAAAGGTTTTAACTTTAATACTATAACTCAAGAAAAACTTGACTCAGTTGTTAACCAAATAAATAATATGACGCGGGAAATATTAAATTGGAAGACACCATTACAAACCTATTTAGAATATATTAAATAA
- the gyrA gene encoding DNA gyrase subunit A, whose protein sequence is MFLDDEDKDFKLIDQNEEDKKNELDDYYVVDDEIKRVFTDDIKEEEIEDDEEYIPQEKEGYTVQSRILDSEENGLKPADLATVMKNSFLEYAMSVIVARALPDARDGLKPVHRRILYGMSELGMFHNVQHKKSARIVGDVLGKYHPHGDSSVYEAMVRMAQDFSLRYPLIDGHGNFGSIDGDSAAAMRYTEARMSKIASAMVDGLKKNTVDFIDNYDGTEKEPVVLPARFPNLLISGSYGIAVGMATSIPPHNLNEVIDGVCALAKNPNITIAELMEHIQGPDFPTGGIIFDKEGLIKAYETGVGRVTIRSKANIQELSNGKSRIIITEIPYGKNKSNLIESISHLIKDKKIEGISDFRDESNRDGIRIVIEVKKNFVPEVILNKLFKLTEFQTRFSFNMVALVNNEPLKLNLKMALEVYLNHQINVVTRRLQFDLEKDLARAHILEGLKICVENIDRVIAIIKQSKTDAEAQATLGKEFNLTEIQTKAIVDMRLGRLTGLAIEKMNEELFQVHERIAEYRRILSNKDALIELIIKELQEIKEAYGDKRKTEINWDEVSDINNEDLIPKKDVVITITTNGYLKRLDLDEYKEQGRGGIGVSTAKTYQDDDIQDILVANTHTDLLIFTTNARVYRVRGYEIPVGTKQSKGIPIINIIGALAKDEKVIKILSVDDRDYEKDKFLLTVTKNGIIKKSNLSHYKLINKNGKMAFGLKENDSLVDALVATNDEEIYIAASNSKICRFDIKDINAMGRVAAGVIAIKLDENDKVVSVSTSSEGKYIFSLGANGFGKLTLAENFRKTRRNSRGVIALDDEKAGEMAYSATVKGTEDIIVITDDGISIRFSLKQVSITGRNAKGVKLVNLKKRNASIVGVAKIIDQSDETDKEREMTASELIEVTSDINLDNLEDLEK, encoded by the coding sequence ATGTTTTTAGATGACGAAGACAAAGATTTTAAATTAATAGATCAAAATGAAGAAGACAAAAAAAATGAGTTAGATGATTATTATGTTGTTGATGATGAAATCAAAAGAGTTTTTACAGATGATATAAAAGAAGAAGAAATTGAAGATGATGAAGAATATATTCCTCAAGAAAAAGAAGGATATACTGTTCAAAGTCGTATTTTAGATAGTGAAGAAAACGGACTTAAACCAGCTGATTTAGCAACGGTTATGAAAAATTCATTTTTAGAGTATGCGATGAGTGTTATTGTTGCTCGTGCCTTACCTGATGCAAGAGATGGACTTAAACCAGTTCATAGAAGAATTTTATACGGTATGAGTGAACTTGGGATGTTTCATAATGTTCAACACAAAAAATCGGCTCGTATTGTTGGGGATGTTTTAGGTAAATACCACCCTCATGGTGATAGTTCTGTTTATGAGGCTATGGTTAGAATGGCTCAAGATTTTTCACTTCGTTATCCATTAATCGATGGTCATGGTAACTTTGGTTCGATTGACGGCGATTCAGCTGCTGCAATGCGTTATACAGAAGCAAGAATGTCTAAGATAGCTAGTGCAATGGTTGATGGGTTAAAGAAGAATACTGTTGATTTTATTGATAACTATGATGGTACAGAAAAAGAACCAGTTGTTTTACCAGCAAGATTTCCTAATTTATTAATTTCTGGATCATATGGTATTGCTGTCGGTATGGCAACAAGCATTCCTCCTCATAATTTAAATGAAGTTATTGACGGTGTTTGTGCGCTTGCAAAAAATCCTAATATTACAATTGCAGAATTAATGGAACATATTCAAGGTCCTGATTTCCCTACCGGTGGAATAATATTTGATAAAGAAGGCTTAATAAAAGCCTACGAAACTGGTGTTGGTAGAGTGACTATTCGTTCAAAAGCCAACATTCAAGAATTAAGTAATGGAAAATCAAGAATTATAATTACAGAAATCCCATATGGGAAAAATAAATCTAATTTAATTGAAAGCATCAGCCATTTAATTAAAGATAAAAAAATTGAAGGTATTTCAGATTTTAGAGACGAATCAAATAGAGATGGAATAAGAATTGTTATCGAAGTTAAGAAGAATTTCGTTCCCGAAGTTATTCTAAATAAATTATTCAAATTAACAGAATTCCAAACAAGATTCTCATTTAATATGGTTGCTTTAGTAAACAATGAACCATTAAAATTAAATTTGAAAATGGCTTTAGAAGTTTATCTAAATCATCAAATAAACGTTGTAACAAGAAGATTACAATTTGATTTAGAAAAGGATTTAGCAAGAGCTCATATTTTAGAAGGTTTAAAAATTTGTGTTGAAAATATTGATCGTGTTATTGCAATAATTAAACAATCTAAAACAGATGCTGAAGCACAAGCGACTTTAGGTAAAGAGTTTAATCTTACTGAAATACAAACAAAAGCAATTGTTGATATGAGATTGGGCAGATTAACAGGACTTGCTATTGAAAAAATGAATGAAGAATTATTCCAAGTTCATGAACGTATTGCTGAATATAGAAGAATACTTTCAAATAAAGATGCCTTAATTGAATTGATTATTAAAGAATTACAAGAGATAAAAGAAGCTTACGGTGATAAACGTAAGACAGAAATAAATTGAGATGAAGTTTCTGATATAAATAATGAAGATTTAATACCTAAAAAAGATGTTGTAATCACTATAACTACAAATGGATATTTAAAACGTTTAGACTTAGATGAATACAAAGAACAAGGCCGTGGTGGTATTGGTGTATCAACAGCTAAAACATATCAAGATGATGATATCCAAGATATTTTAGTTGCAAACACTCATACTGATTTATTAATCTTTACAACAAATGCAAGAGTATATCGTGTTAGAGGTTATGAAATTCCAGTAGGAACAAAACAATCAAAAGGGATACCAATTATTAATATAATTGGCGCACTTGCTAAGGATGAAAAAGTTATTAAAATATTAAGTGTTGATGATAGGGATTATGAAAAAGATAAATTCTTATTAACTGTTACAAAAAATGGTATTATCAAAAAATCTAATTTATCGCATTATAAATTAATAAACAAAAACGGTAAAATGGCATTTGGGTTAAAAGAAAATGACTCATTAGTTGATGCACTTGTTGCAACAAACGACGAAGAAATTTATATTGCTGCAAGTAATTCAAAAATTTGTAGATTTGATATCAAAGATATTAACGCAATGGGTAGAGTAGCAGCTGGGGTTATTGCAATTAAGCTAGATGAAAATGATAAGGTTGTATCTGTATCTACTTCAAGTGAGGGAAAATACATATTTAGCCTTGGTGCTAATGGTTTTGGTAAATTAACATTAGCTGAAAACTTTAGAAAAACAAGAAGAAATTCTCGTGGCGTTATTGCTTTAGATGATGAAAAAGCTGGTGAGATGGCTTACTCAGCCACTGTAAAAGGCACAGAAGATATTATTGTTATTACTGATGACGGAATTAGTATTAGATTTTCATTAAAACAAGTAAGTATTACAGGTAGAAATGCAAAAGGTGTAAAACTTGTAAATCTTAAGAAAAGAAATGCTTCAATTGTTGGAGTTGCGAAAATTATTGATCAATCAGACGAAACAGATAAAGAAAGAGAAATGACGGCTTCTGAATTGATTGAAGTTACTTCTGATATTAATCTAGATAATTTAGAGGATTTAGAAAAATAA
- a CDS encoding uracil-DNA glycosylase codes for MKFNFEDFLKEQKKEKYWNNIEKILKIKRIVPKAEQIFNAFDDFDFNNLKLVILGQDPYPTNNNADGLCFSTNNEKTPSSLKNIFIEIKNTYPNAKLDSNNLSNWKKQGVLLLNTILTTEENKTLAHKNLGWEIFNINLLNKLLEGNKNILFLAMGKDASDFMKKINVNKENIFETPHPSPLSCWRGFLGSNIFKKINEKLKNLNKTEIDWSTN; via the coding sequence ATGAAATTTAATTTTGAAGATTTTTTAAAAGAACAAAAGAAAGAAAAATACTGAAATAATATTGAAAAAATTTTAAAAATAAAGAGAATAGTACCAAAAGCTGAACAAATTTTTAATGCTTTTGATGATTTTGATTTCAATAATCTTAAACTCGTTATTTTAGGTCAGGATCCATATCCAACAAATAATAATGCAGACGGTCTTTGTTTTTCTACAAACAACGAAAAAACTCCTTCATCTTTAAAAAATATTTTTATCGAAATTAAAAATACTTATCCAAATGCTAAATTAGATTCAAATAATTTAAGTAATTGAAAAAAACAAGGAGTTTTATTACTCAATACAATATTAACAACTGAAGAAAATAAAACATTGGCTCATAAAAATTTAGGTTGAGAAATTTTTAATATTAATTTACTTAATAAATTATTAGAAGGAAACAAAAATATATTGTTTTTAGCAATGGGTAAAGATGCTTCTGATTTTATGAAAAAAATTAATGTTAATAAAGAAAATATTTTTGAAACACCTCACCCATCTCCACTCTCTTGTTGAAGAGGTTTTTTAGGTTCAAACATATTCAAAAAAATTAATGAAAAATTAAAGAATTTAAACAAAACTGAAATTGATTGAAGCACAAATTAA
- a CDS encoding M17 family metallopeptidase has product MELIKKIDTKRNDYLLLKAVYKDDEAPTNLVEKEFAITEFLSQNVAYVYMGDRDSMKYDKMYNFAKNLGLNAARNYQIDLKTFPVDKKICIYDTTDAFTKGINFSAAKLFNKKTVYKKENKNSLSLFLEEPSKELIDYFKKAVILSEAQNWARDLGVTPPNELNSEQLASIVEKELRQYRNLSVKVLNKKEIEKLGMGLLLSVNRGSTFEPRVVVIEYTGDSSSKEKTVLVGKGITFDSGGYNIKTGRHMNGMKYDMGGSAVVAAVMKIIAQTKPNKNVSGIMCITDNRVNGDASLPDSVWTSMSGKTVEVNNTDAEGRLVMADGLYYGATKLNATRLIDVATLTGAMIMALGDTYTGVWSTSEKGWEDVELAAKIQHELVWRMPLDEDYAEYIKGSLVADLKNTDFTGNAGSSSAAMFLKEFTNDVEYIHFDIAGTCDVNEKPMFAMVKTISELVSR; this is encoded by the coding sequence ATGGAATTGATTAAAAAAATAGATACAAAACGTAATGATTATTTACTACTAAAAGCTGTTTATAAAGATGATGAAGCTCCTACTAACCTAGTTGAAAAAGAATTTGCTATTACTGAATTTTTATCACAAAATGTAGCATACGTTTACATGGGTGATAGAGATTCAATGAAATATGATAAAATGTACAACTTTGCAAAAAATTTAGGTCTAAATGCCGCAAGAAATTACCAAATCGATTTAAAAACTTTTCCAGTTGATAAGAAAATATGTATTTATGACACAACAGACGCATTTACTAAGGGCATTAACTTTTCAGCTGCTAAACTATTTAACAAAAAAACTGTTTATAAAAAAGAAAACAAAAATTCACTATCTTTATTTTTAGAAGAACCATCAAAAGAATTAATTGATTACTTTAAAAAAGCTGTAATCTTATCAGAAGCACAAAACTGAGCAAGGGATTTGGGCGTTACACCTCCAAACGAATTAAATTCAGAACAATTAGCTTCTATTGTTGAAAAAGAACTAAGACAATATAGAAACTTATCAGTTAAAGTATTAAACAAAAAAGAAATTGAAAAATTAGGAATGGGATTACTTCTATCAGTTAATAGAGGATCTACATTTGAACCAAGAGTTGTTGTTATTGAATATACAGGTGATAGTTCATCAAAAGAAAAAACTGTATTAGTTGGTAAGGGTATTACATTTGATTCTGGTGGTTACAACATTAAGACTGGACGTCATATGAATGGTATGAAATATGATATGGGTGGTTCAGCCGTTGTTGCAGCTGTTATGAAAATTATTGCTCAAACTAAACCAAATAAAAATGTTTCAGGTATTATGTGTATAACTGATAACAGAGTTAATGGCGATGCTTCGTTACCTGATTCAGTATGAACATCAATGAGTGGTAAAACAGTTGAAGTAAACAACACCGATGCAGAAGGTCGTTTAGTAATGGCTGACGGTTTATACTATGGAGCTACTAAATTAAATGCAACAAGATTAATCGATGTTGCAACATTAACAGGAGCTATGATTATGGCACTTGGTGATACTTACACCGGTGTTTGATCAACTTCAGAAAAAGGTTGAGAAGATGTAGAACTTGCTGCTAAAATTCAACACGAGTTAGTTTGAAGAATGCCACTTGACGAAGATTATGCTGAATATATAAAGGGTTCATTGGTAGCCGATTTAAAAAACACTGACTTCACCGGCAATGCAGGTTCATCATCAGCAGCAATGTTCTTAAAAGAATTTACAAATGATGTTGAATATATCCACTTCGACATTGCAGGAACATGCGACGTAAATGAAAAACCAATGTTTGCTATGGTAAAAACTATTTCAGAACTTGTTTCAAGATAA
- a CDS encoding M17 family metallopeptidase, translating to MISNYETKRSSNMLLKVAYEGQAFCSCVAQTHKYISEDFDKNVAHIYVSKEVKDYYGFLKIVDHIINLKRRSYQIDISSFANLPFLTTEEVLRAFITRMAFFDAKLYSAKKEDKKSKDKIELSLYLEDKSYVKYVKRLILISENVSKTRDLQITPPNIATSEWIAREIKKDFAGIENLTVKVLNKPEIEKLGMGLLLAVNAGSSYQPRVVIVEYNGNPKSKEKFVYVGKGITFDTGGYNTKGYHMEGMKFDMSGSAIVAYAVKAIAQLGIKANVAAIMMLTDNAIDTHGTVPESVVKSMSGKTVEITDTDAEGRLVLADGIFYGAKKLNASLIVDVATLTGAMIRALGKTYSGIYSTNTDRWNAFKEAADVAHEKVWRLPMHDDFAKTNKDSLVADLCNYNGKSKADSNSAAMFLNEFANKVDFIHCDVAGTADANNMGLGILVSTLVELAERQK from the coding sequence ATGATTTCAAATTACGAGACAAAACGTAGTAGTAATATGTTATTAAAAGTTGCTTATGAAGGGCAAGCTTTTTGTTCTTGTGTTGCTCAAACACATAAATACATAAGTGAAGATTTTGATAAAAACGTTGCACACATTTATGTTTCAAAAGAAGTAAAAGATTACTATGGTTTTTTAAAAATTGTTGACCATATAATTAATCTAAAAAGAAGAAGTTATCAAATTGATATTTCTTCGTTTGCTAACTTGCCATTTTTAACAACAGAAGAAGTACTAAGAGCATTTATAACAAGAATGGCATTTTTTGATGCTAAATTGTACTCAGCTAAAAAAGAAGATAAAAAATCAAAAGATAAAATTGAACTATCTTTATATTTAGAAGATAAAAGTTATGTTAAATATGTAAAAAGACTTATTTTAATTTCAGAAAATGTTTCTAAAACACGTGACCTACAAATTACACCTCCAAACATTGCAACAAGTGAATGAATTGCAAGAGAAATTAAAAAAGACTTTGCAGGAATAGAAAATTTAACTGTTAAAGTTTTAAATAAACCAGAAATTGAAAAATTAGGAATGGGATTATTATTAGCAGTTAATGCAGGTTCATCATATCAACCTAGAGTTGTAATCGTTGAATACAACGGAAATCCAAAAAGTAAAGAAAAATTTGTATATGTTGGAAAAGGTATTACATTTGATACTGGAGGATACAATACAAAAGGCTACCACATGGAAGGTATGAAATTTGACATGTCTGGTTCAGCTATAGTTGCTTATGCTGTTAAAGCTATAGCACAATTAGGAATTAAAGCTAACGTTGCTGCTATTATGATGTTAACTGATAATGCAATCGATACACATGGTACAGTTCCTGAATCAGTTGTTAAATCAATGAGTGGAAAAACTGTTGAAATTACTGATACTGATGCTGAGGGTCGTTTAGTATTAGCTGATGGTATTTTTTATGGAGCTAAAAAATTAAATGCTTCTCTAATCGTCGATGTTGCAACATTAACAGGAGCTATGATAAGAGCTTTAGGTAAAACATATTCAGGTATTTATTCAACAAACACAGACAGATGAAACGCTTTTAAAGAAGCAGCAGATGTCGCTCATGAAAAAGTGTGAAGATTACCAATGCATGATGATTTTGCAAAAACAAATAAAGATAGTTTGGTTGCCGATTTATGCAATTACAACGGCAAATCAAAAGCTGATTCAAACTCAGCAGCAATGTTTTTAAATGAATTTGCAAACAAAGTTGATTTCATTCACTGTGATGTTGCAGGAACAGCAGATGCTAACAACATGGGATTAGGAATTTTAGTTTCAACTCTAGTAGAACTAGCAGAAAGACAAAAATAA